A single region of the Leishmania panamensis strain MHOM/PA/94/PSC-1 chromosome 21 sequence genome encodes:
- a CDS encoding hypothetical protein (TriTrypDB/GeneDB-style sysID: LpmP.21.0400), translated as MSLQATESAVKYRSGTSGGAWEVIIDKAVSFVTEYLASTTREFDPAAPLSQHMLRLIDRGSLRDILVERNYNELCGCFGCGNKPRGILAAGSGALSFEWHSALSSSVSSAESDDGVIHEEADGPSHGAHRRGQGGAANDAAAAAQSTEDQPDADPEEIVYEEDLYTVESFRLAQRQRAILNRMQRKKVMREQRAMRAATMSDGAAAAAAAVGPAPVGPGGTALAASRVLRNGLLGASFPQRFCSPECEEAYESTVMPRVSPYFAYDYPSVVGAITSLFPNLRVAVLQQLAGAETSAAGLVKPILETQQQEDGGVPTEASASGSTLKAVQVGAVYESTELNRCNPSKCMARVVHRARSADVAAKMDNASSAPLLREVLEQMHVLQHVWNNEVAPRLCGTHLPRVVDAASTMPPPTSAVAAAGHFGHAQVLTSLPPRPVLRNSLLVFDFIMNTSCAQTRRLFYAHYACHRPALQRCLSAAASPRAPTAGSLFHSVSSDIISELEKRHIKALAVAGVTDASVDDMAFGTEDEGLRVDPVLQQQRRELLVSHLFSEDVTATLSRLLLVDYAVLSNMAWSGVWFSSVPLRLPGKQQNSSCSLLYSLQFPFAIPAVLLQAVESTPEVLGLAMVFLVAAGCCSADVWCGCMREEVAFDEVTGAIGLTRDDIAAAVRSLMLGEGV; from the coding sequence ATGTCTCTCCAGGCAACCGAAAGCGCTGTCAAGTACCGCAGCGGTAccagtggcggtgcgtgGGAGGTCATTATCGACAAGGCCGTCTCCTTCGTCACGGAATacctcgcctccaccacacgCGAGTTCGACCCGGCAGCGCCACTCTCGCAGCACATGCTTCGCCTGATTGACCGGGGAAGCCTAAGAGACATTTTAGTGGAGCGCAATTACAACGAGCTATGCGGATGCTTTGGGTGCGGCAACAAGCCACGGGGGATTCTCGCTGCGGGCAGTGGTGCGCTGTCCTTCGAGTGGCACTCCGCGTTGTCCTCGTCTGTATCAAGCGCGGAGAGTGACGATGGTGTTATTCACGAAGAGGCCGATGGACCCAGTCATGGCGCGCACAGGCGCGGGCAGGGAGGGGCGGCAaacgacgcagctgcagcggcacaatCCACTGAGGATCAGCCGGACGCGGATCCTGAGGAGATCGTGTACGAGGAGGACCTGTACACGGTGGAGTCTTTCCGACTCGCTCAGCGCCAGCGCGCTATTCTGAATCGCATGCAGCGCAAGAAGGTGATGCGCGAGCAGAGGGCAATGCGAGCTGCCACGATGTcggatggtgctgctgcggcggcggcggcggtgggacCAGCTCCGGTGGGGCCGGGCGGTACCGCACTGGCAGCCTCGCGTGTGTTGCGTAACGGCTTGCTTGGTGCCAGTTTTCCACAACGCTTCTGCAGTCCCGAGTGCGAGGAGGCGTACGAGTCGACTGTCATGCCGCGCGTGTCGCCCTACTTCGCATACGACTACCCGTCCGTCGTCGGAGCCATCACGAGCCTGTTCCCCAACTTGagagtggcggtgctgcagcaactgGCTGGTGCGGAGACGTCCGCTGCGGGACTAGTGAAGCCCATCCTGGAGACCCAGCAACAGGAAGACGGAGGTGTGCCAACTGAAGCCTCCGCCTCTGGTAGTACACTGAAGGCCGTGCAGGTGGGAGCCGTTTACGAAAGCACCGAGCTCAACCGTTGCAACCCGAGCAAGTGCATGGCGAGAGTAGTGCaccgcgcacgcagcgccgaCGTGGCAGCAAAGATGGATAATGCGTCCTCAGCACCGCTCCTTCGCGAGGTGCTTGAGCAGATGCATGTGCTTCAGCACGTGTGGAACAACGAGGTGGCGCCGCGCTTATGTGGAACGCACCTTCCGCGGGTAGTGGATGCCGCTTCCACCATGCCACCTCCTACCagtgcagtcgctgcagcggggcACTTTGGGCATGCACAGGTGCTGACATCGCTTCCGCCTCGGCCAGTCCTCCGCAACTCGCTACTGGTCTTCGACTTCATCATGAACACAAGCTGCGCACAAACGCGTCGGCTCTTTTATGCCCACTATGCATGTCACCGtcccgcgctgcagcggtgcctctctgccgccgcctcaccgcGCGCACCCACAGCAGGCTCGCTCTTCCACAGCGTCTCGTCGGATATCATCTCTGAGTTGGAAAAGAGGCATATTAAAGCCTTGGCGGTGGCTGGCGTCACTGATGCATCCGTTGATGACATGGCCTTCGGGACTGAGGATGAGGGCCTTCGCGTGGACCCGGtgctacagcagcagcgccgcgagcTGCTTGTCTCGCACCTCTTTTCTGAGGACGTGACGGCCACGCTGTCTCGTCTTCTCCTTGTAGACTACGCCGTCCTGTCCAACATGGCGTGGTCGGGCGTGTGGTTCTCTAGCGTGCCTCTCCGCCTGCCTGGAAAACAGCAgaacagcagctgctccctACTGTACAGTCTTCAGTTTCCCTTCGCCATTCCAGCGGTGCTGTTGCAGGCTGTAGAATCGACGCCAGAGGTGCTGGGGCTGGCTATGGTTTTCCTGGTCgccgccggctgctgctccgcggATGTGTGGTGCGGCTGTATGCGGGAGGAAGTGGCATTTGACGAGGTCACAGGGGCAATTGGGCTAACCCGCGACGACattgccgcagcggtgcgatCGTTGATGTTGGGCGAGGGGGTATGA
- a CDS encoding mitochondrial processing peptidase alpha subunit, putative (TriTrypDB/GeneDB-style sysID: LpmP.21.0370): protein MLRATSRLGIYEYQFGQPSLRSAFSTKIARTTKARNPGTVQSTRLANGVRVVSHDLDGPVTSIGVYADAGPKHDPIATPGLSYVMRFALQTSNMDSSLFQIDRTMRSTGNAYGHGEVCKRYLSWKAEGRRDMWEKPFEMLATGVVAPRFHESDVERFRDTMDNQLEEMRWQNPRDYAVDQLETVAFYKEPLGAPRMVPRIANDRCNHKVLLDHWAANFQPNRIVVAGVNVPHDALIAAYEKLPYKHSAEAPHHARAAAPKLSHSNEVAQFYPGRQNVEYESRAAAMGTVPDMQAEVVGAVGVPTYGRDEGTKQYATALVTREIYEEAMRSVHGSHAGPQYYGAQVFYRPYSSAGLIGYTVRGAPAAIEKMLQVASSAFPASVDEAAVKRATHCAHVRLLHDQVDMTRDYCDFLATSPHSVEALVQAISGVTKANVEEAMKKIVAQKPATYAMGDSFVFPMVAALNHA, encoded by the coding sequence ATGCTGCGCGCGACGTCTCGCTTGGGTATCTACGAGTACCAGTTCGGTCAGCCTTCGCTGAGGAGCGCCTTTAGCACCAAGATCGCGCGGACTACCAAGGCACGCAACCCCGGCACAGTGCAGTCGACAAGGCTAGCAAacggtgtgcgtgtcgtgTCGCACGACCTTGACGGCCCGGTCACGTCCATCGGCGTGTACGCGGATGCAGGGCCAAAGCACGACCCCATCGCCACCCCCGGCCTGAGCTACGTCATGCGCTTTGCCCTGCAGACCTCCAACATGGATAGCTCCCTCTTCCAGATCGACCGCACGATGCGCTCCACGGGCAACGCGTACGGGCACGGTGAGGTGTGCAAGCGCTATCTGAGCTGGAAGGCGGAGGGTCGCCGTGACATGTGGGAGAAGCCGTTCGAGATGCTCGCCACCGGCGTCGTCGCGCCGCGCTTCCACGAAAGTGATGTTGAGCGTTTCCGTGACACGATGGACAAccagctggaggagatgcgctgGCAGAACCCCCGCGACTACGCCGTCGACCAGCTGGAGACGGTGGCCTTCTACAAGGAGCCCCTCGGTGCGCCGCGCATGGTGCCTCGCATCGCAAACGACCGCTGCAACCACAAAGTGCTGCTAGACCACTGGGCCGCGAACTTCCAACCCAaccgcatcgtcgtcgctgggGTAAACGTGCCGCACGACGCCCTGATAGCCGCCTACGAGAAGCTGCCGTATAAGCACTCGGCCGAGGCCCCGCaccacgcgcgcgccgccgcgccgaaGCTGTCCCACAGCAACGAGGTGGCCCAGTTCTACCCGGGCCGGCAGAATGTCGAGTATGAGAgtcgcgccgctgcgatGGGCACAGTGCCTGACATGCAGGCGGAGGTAGTTGGCGCCGTCGGCGTTCCGACTTATGGCCGTGACGAGGGCACCAAGCAGTAcgcgacggcgctggtgacgcGCGAGATCTACgaggaggcgatgcgcaGTGTGCATGGAAGCCATGCCGGCCCGCAGTACTACGGCGCACAGGTCTTTTACCGCCCCTACTCATCTGCTGGTCTGATCGGCTACACTGTGCGCggcgcgccggcagcgatAGAGAAGATGCTCCAggtcgcctccagcgcctttCCGGCCTCCGTTGATGAGGCGGCTGTGAAACGCGCGACCCactgcgcgcacgtgcgcctACTGCACGATCAGGTCGATATGACACGCGACTACTGCGATTTTCTCGCCACGTCGCCCCACTCGGTGGAGGCGCTCGTGCAAGCGATCAGCGGTGTCACGAAGGCcaacgtggaggaggcgatgaAGAAGATCGTCGCGCAGAAGCCGGCAACGTATGCGATGGGCGACAGTTTCGTGTTCCCcatggtggcagcgctgaaCCATGCTTAG
- a CDS encoding hypothetical protein (TriTrypDB/GeneDB-style sysID: LpmP.21.0420), with protein sequence MLQLKRIRHPSGSEIVFDAKWHHYKLGGTALRSVSKLLDRYFPFDEKRVLELVSKKTGQPVDKIKQGWSRQALLGKNVHEFIECKLLKKPPPPFTLLMKRKQAREAARPADATGPAAITTTPLEDEVLHGEEALYLPVAEMAVEKVLNAYDVLGAEQVIAAPDWGIAGTIDFMARNRRTNRVLIGDWKTTGGTTSNFRFGSFETPCPGALRHLPNNKTHRYSMQVIIYGEILAQEQYFEKQFFDAQLRASLTASPADPSTEVTPPASPAKTRGQPSSRAAVLATPDSESDVETLLTTFYRNNTKQRFEYGIVQLSKGEDGGVVADFKEVTPASVLPPDCPEMTFESLLRRVMEGDGV encoded by the coding sequence ATGCTTCAGCTCAAGCGCATCCGCCACCCCTCCGGATCAGAGATCGTCTTTGATGCCAAGTGGCACCACTACAAGCTGggcggcacggcgctgcgctccGTCTCGAAGCTGCTTGACCGCTACTTTCCCTTCGACGAGAAGCGTGTGCTGGAGCTGGTCTCCAAGAAGACGGGGCAGCCAGTGGACAAGATCAAGCAGGGCTGGTCGCGGCAGGCCCTCCTCGGCAAGAATGTGCACGAGTTCATCGAGTGCAAGCTGCTCAAgaagccaccgccgcctttCACGCTGCTGATGAAGCGCAAGCAGGCCCGggaggcggcgcggccgGCAGACGCGACAGGACCCGCGGCAATCACAACGACGCCTCTTGaggacgaggtgctgcacggAGAGGAGGCTCTCTACCTGCCAGTGGCTGAGATGGCCGTAGAAAAGGTGCTGAACGCCTACGATGTGCTCGGCGCGGAGCAGGTGATTGCAGCGCCCGACTGGGGCATTGCTGGCACGATCGACTTCATGGCCCGAAACCGCCGCACAAACCGCGTGCTTATTGGGGACTGGAAGACAACAGGCGGCACCACGAGCAACTTCCGCTTTGGCTCTTTCGAAACCCCATGCCCAGGCGCGCTGCGACACCTGCCGAACAACAAGACGCACCGATACTCGATGCAGGTGATCATCTACGGGGAGATCCTCGCCCAGGAGCAGTACTTTGAAAAGCAGTTCTTCGACGCTCAGCTGCGAGCGTCGCTAACGGCCTCACCAGCCGACCCCAGCACGGAGGTGACGCCGCCAGCGTCTCCGGCGAAGACCAGAGGGCAGCCGAGCAGCCGGGCTGCGGTGCTCGCGACGCCCGACAGCGAAAGCGATGTCGAGACTCTGCTGACGACGTTCTACCGCAACAACACCAAGCAGCGCTTTGAATACGGCATCGTGCAGCTCTCCAAAGGTGAAGACggcggggtggtggcggactTCAAGGAGGTAACGccggcgtcggtgctgccgccagacTGCCCTGAGATGACCTTCGAGAGTTTGCTGCGGCGCGTAATGGAAGGGGATGGGGTTTAA
- a CDS encoding hypothetical protein (TriTrypDB/GeneDB-style sysID: LpmP.21.0390): MSSNTEQYWRRQLAQTEAEYEQIIQGLRDEVERQQRRCCELVHEQAMQRATAAASIRDFCQQYVTSAKQQQQQRVWSGTTATRMPQSAKKDVDSVPLPVLFAFLHEYSHGLLQLLENSRKRPRPDTQLSPLHHRLRQRMLARHWRTGREDELMDEWCSGEDGNGSGVAASSMPLLSASSSPTWPAVLPRYADPEGRQQMAPASGSSSPDGGGSTYPRRSGDGTVSSGVTTTTLSADGTAVPMGKASTATDGDATHGCGGPVMAASVFGLPSLLPR; the protein is encoded by the coding sequence ATGTCCTCAAACACCGAGCAGTACTGGCGCAGGCAACTGGCTCAGACGGAGGCCGAGTACGAACAAATCATTCAAGGTCTCCGTgatgaggtggagcggcagcaacgccgctgctgcgagctCGTGCACGAgcaggcgatgcagcgcgccacggctgctgccagTATCCGCGACTTTTGCCAGCAGTACGTGACGagcgcaaagcagcagcagcagcaacgggtGTGGTCGGGGACGACGGCCACACGGATGCCGCAGAGCGCAAAGAAGGACGTCGACAGTGTTCCCCTTCCAGTCCTCTTTGCCTTCCTGCACGAGTACAGTCACGGGttgcttcagctcctcgaGAACAGTCGGAAGCGCCCTCGTCCAGACACGCAACTCAGCCCGCTGCATCACCGCCTGCGTCAACGCATGCTGGCGCGTCACTGGCGAACTGGCAGAGAAGATGAGTTGATGGACGAATGGTGCAGCGGAGAGGACGGCAACGGAAGCGGCGTCGCAGCGTCGAGCATGCCATTGTTGAGCGCATCATCTTCTCCGACGTGGCCGGCCGTTCTGCCACGGTACGCGGATCCGGAAGGAAGGCAGCAGATGGCCCCGGCGAGCGGAAGCAGCAGTCCTGATGGTGGCGGGTCGACATATCCTcggcgcagcggtgacggcaccgtcagcagcggcgtgaCGACCACAACGCTCTCAGCGGATGGCACGGCAGTCCCAATGGGAAAGgcgagcaccgccacagATGGTGATGCCACCCACGGCTGTGGTGGTCCAGTGATGGCTGCCTCGGTATTTGGTCTTCCCTCACTGCTACCTCGGTAG
- a CDS encoding hypothetical protein (TriTrypDB/GeneDB-style sysID: LpmP.21.0410), with amino-acid sequence MFHSSYQAGFLSILYSIGSKPLQIWDSQVRNGHVKRITDEDIQSSVLEIMGSNVSTCYITCPANPKQTLGIKLPFLVMIIKNMKKYFSFEVTILDDKNIRRRFRASNYQSTTKVKPFICTMPMRLDEGWNQIQFNLSDFTRRAYGTNYVETLRVQVHANCRIRRLYFSDRLYAEEELPPEFKLFLPISQQPPAAAAEQRDIEATDVPQAAPVAQ; translated from the coding sequence ATGTTCCACAGCAGCTACCAGGCAGGCTTCCTGTCCATTCTTTACAGCATCGGCTCGAAGCCGCTGCAGATTTGGGACTCACAGGTGCGCAACGGCCATGTCAAGCGCATCACTGATGAGGACATCCAGAGTAGTGTGCTGGAGATTATGGGGAGCAATGTGAGCACGTGCTACATCACCTGCCCCGCCAACCCGAAGCAAACCCTTGGCATCAAGCTGCCGTTCCTCGTCATGATCATCAAGAACATGAAGAAGTACTTCTCCTTTGAGGTGACCATCCTGGACGACAAAAACATTCGCCGTCGCTTCCGCGCCAGCAACTACCAGAGCACAACGAAGGTGAAGCCATTTATCTGCACCATGCCGATGCGGCTAGATGAGGGCTGGAACCAAATTCAGTTTAACCTCTCCGATTTTACGCGCCGCGCGTACGGCACAAACTACGTGGAGACACTACGGGTTCAGGTGCACGCAAACTGCCGCATCCGCCGCCTGTACTTCAGCGATCGCCTGTACGCCGAAGAGGAGCTGCCACCGGAGTTCAAGCTGTTCCTGCCCATCTCCCAGCAGCCTccggcggccgcggcagaGCAGAGAGATATTGAAGCCACCGACGTGCCGCAGGCCGCCCCCGTGGCCCAGTGA
- a CDS encoding hypothetical protein (TriTrypDB/GeneDB-style sysID: LpmP.21.0380), whose translation MLPLELLRYRNSLLLSAAAAPLSRRCIHSSALAKETASTRATTLPTTFIMSCRFLMTAAAANDSSSAHSSPRNASIDVSQLRGVRETLKKTLAAKRQQLDAMEHIKVECAKIAYHYPDVFMKQLFAFLVLQAVVLFDWTYVHFGWNFVEPITYLLGYSATWIAIAWYGAMQHEFGYEALRRALHDAKWDRLCKARQFDQKAYEALRAEVKKLDKVVRSLEEL comes from the coding sequence ATGTTACCCCTCGAGCTCCTTCGCTATCGCAACTCTCTGCTGTTGTCTGCGGCCGCTGCTCCACTGTCGCGGCGATGCATCCACTCGTCGGCCCTGGCTAAGGAAACCGCGTCAACACGCGCAACCACGCTCCCCACCACCTTCATCATGAGCTGCCGCTTCCTGAtgacagcagctgctgcgaaTGACAGCTCCAGCGCCCACTCCTCCCCTCGTAACGCCTCCATCGATGTCTCCCAACTGCGCGGGGTGCGTGAAACCCTGAAGAAGACGCTCGCCGCgaagcgccagcagctggaCGCGATGGAGCACATCAAGGTCGAATGCGCAAAGATCGCCTACCATTACCCGGATGTTTTCATGAAGCAGCTGTTTGCCTTTCTCGTGCTacaggcggtggtgctcttCGACTGGACATACGTCCACTTTGGCTGGAACTTTGTCGAGCCCATCACGTACCTTCTTGGGTACAGCGCGACTTGGATCGCCATCGCGTGGTATGGCGCGATGCAGCACGAGTTCGGTTATGAGGCTCTACGTCGCGCTCTCCATGACGCCAAGTGGGATAGGCTTTGCAAGGCGCGCCAGTTTGACCAGAAGGCttacgaggcgctgcgggctGAGGTGAAGAAGTTGGACAAAGTGGTGCGCAGCCTGGAGGAGTTGTAG